A window of Ascaphus truei isolate aAscTru1 chromosome 16, aAscTru1.hap1, whole genome shotgun sequence contains these coding sequences:
- the LOC142467713 gene encoding G-protein coupled receptor 12-like: MLHHPGAAAMDHLFHLHNLSSGRTSNHDPWDTNSSTVTTSDLSPDDSVNPWDIILCVTGTVMACENAIVIAILVCTPTLRTPMFVLIGSLALADLLAGVGLIVNFIVIYVFNSEVAALSSAGLLLASFSASVCSLLAITVDRYLSLYNALTYHTERTLIYTYILLLLVWALCICLGLLPLMGWNCVREQSSCSILRPVTKNNAAVLAVCFLLLFALMMQLYLQICRIAFRHAQQIAVQHQFMATSQASSTRKGVSTLSLILGTFALCWIPFAVYSLVADSSYPMFYTYSLVFPATCNSVINPIIYAFRNPDIQKSLWLACCGCIPPRFLSGPRTSSDV, translated from the coding sequence ATGCTCCACCACCCGGGGGCCGCAGCCATGGACCACCTGTTCCATCTCCACAACCTCTCCTCCGGCAGGACGTCTAACCACGACCCCTGGGACACCAACTCCTCCACGGTCACCACGTCCGACCTTTCCCCGGACGATTCAGTAAACCCTTGGGACATCATCCTGTGTGTCACCGGGACAGTCATGGCTTGTGAGAATGCCATAGTCATTGCCATCCTCGTCTGCACCCCCACCCTGCGCACCCCCATGTTCGTACTGATCGGCAGCCTGGCACTGGCTGACCTCCTGGCAGGGGTTGGGCTCATTGTGAATTTCATAGTGATCTACGTGTTTAACAGTGAGGTGGCCGCCCTGAGCTCAGCTGGGCTGCTGCTAGCCTCCTTCTCAGCCTCTGTTTGCAGCCTCCTGGCCATCACAGTAGACAGGTACCTGTCTCTCTACAATGCCCTCACCTACCACACGGAGAGGACTCTGATCTACACCTACATCCTCCTGCTGCTGGTCTGGGCGCTGTGCATTTGCCTGGGCTTGCTGCCCCTCATGGGGTGGAACTGTGTCAGGGAGCAGTCCTCCTGCAGCATCCTGCGGCCAGTCACCAAGAACAACGCGGCGGTGCTGGCGGTGTGCTTCCTGCTGCTCTTCGCCCTGATGATGCAGCTGTACCTGCAGATCTGCAGGATTGCTTTCCGCCACGCCCAGCAGATCGCTGTCCAGCACCAGTTCATGGCCACGTCCCAGGCTTCCAGCACCAGGAAGGGGGTCTCTACCCTCTCGCTCATCCTGGGGACCTTCGCGCTGTGCTGGATCCCCTTTGCGGTGTACTCCCTGGTGGCAGACTCCAGTTACCCCATGTTTTACACCTACTCCCTGGTGTTTCCAGCCACCTGCAATTCTGTTATCAACCCCATCATCTACGCCTTCAGGAACCCAGATATCCAGAAGTCACTGTGGCTGGCCTGCTGTGGCTGCATCCCCCCCAGGTTCCTATCTGGGCCCAGGACTTCCAGCGatgtatag